In Primulina eburnea isolate SZY01 chromosome 5, ASM2296580v1, whole genome shotgun sequence, a single window of DNA contains:
- the LOC140833018 gene encoding protein-S-isoprenylcysteine O-methyltransferase A-like isoform X2 translates to MTDTIFFTMCRQLLQMLLAIIFFHCSEYILAISIHGKNNVTLKSLLISKNYVLAMVLSLIEYLVEIYFFPELKERWLLSNIGLAMVVFGEIIRKLAIITAGRSFTHLIKIHHEEHHVLIRHGVYRYLRHPSYCGFLIWSVGTQIMVCNPLSTLAFAFVAWRFFEQRIPYEEFFLRQFFGLEYEEYTDQTFSGIPFIK, encoded by the coding sequence ATGACAGATACCATCTTCTTCACAATGTGCCGGCAGTTACTGCAAATGTTGTTAGCTATAATCTTCTTCCATTGTTCTGAATATATTCTTGCCATTTCCATTCATGGGAAAAACAATGTAACCCTCAAGTCTCTTTTAATCAGCAAAAACTACGTATTGGCAATGGTCCTTTCCTTGATTGAGTATTTGGTCGAAATTTATTTTTTCCCTGAGCTGAAGGAGCGCTGGTTACTAAGCAACATAGGCCTCGCCATGGTGGTTTTCGGAGAAATTATACGAAAGCTGGCTATAATTACAGCCGGTAGATCCTTTACTCATCTCATAAAGATTCATCACGAGGAGCATCATGTATTGATAAGACATGGAGTATATAGGTACCTTCGGCATCCAAGTTACTGCGGGTTCTTGATTTGGTCCGTTGGTACTCAAATCATGGTTTGTAATCCGCTATCGACTCTGGCATTTGCATTCGTCGCTTGGCGTTTTTTCGAGCAGCGAATACCATACGAGGAGTTCTTCTTGAGACAGTTTTTTGGATTGGAGTACGAGGAATATACTGATCAAACTTTTTCTGGAATCCCTTTTATAAAATGA
- the LOC140833018 gene encoding protein-S-isoprenylcysteine O-methyltransferase A-like isoform X1: protein MLMHIFDDIEPLIPSLVSYFSSMISDTIFFTMCRQLLQMLLAIIFFHCSEYILAISIHGKNNVTLKSLLISKNYVLAMVLSLIEYLVEIYFFPELKERWLLSNIGLAMVVFGEIIRKLAIITAGRSFTHLIKIHHEEHHVLIRHGVYRYLRHPSYCGFLIWSVGTQIMVCNPLSTLAFAFVAWRFFEQRIPYEEFFLRQFFGLEYEEYTDQTFSGIPFIK, encoded by the exons ATGTTAATGCATATTTTCGATGACATAGAGCCGTTGATTCCATCGCTGGTATCTTACTTCTCTTCAATGATTTCAG ATACCATCTTCTTCACAATGTGCCGGCAGTTACTGCAAATGTTGTTAGCTATAATCTTCTTCCATTGTTCTGAATATATTCTTGCCATTTCCATTCATGGGAAAAACAATGTAACCCTCAAGTCTCTTTTAATCAGCAAAAACTACGTATTGGCAATGGTCCTTTCCTTGATTGAGTATTTGGTCGAAATTTATTTTTTCCCTGAGCTGAAGGAGCGCTGGTTACTAAGCAACATAGGCCTCGCCATGGTGGTTTTCGGAGAAATTATACGAAAGCTGGCTATAATTACAGCCGGTAGATCCTTTACTCATCTCATAAAGATTCATCACGAGGAGCATCATGTATTGATAAGACATGGAGTATATAGGTACCTTCGGCATCCAAGTTACTGCGGGTTCTTGATTTGGTCCGTTGGTACTCAAATCATGGTTTGTAATCCGCTATCGACTCTGGCATTTGCATTCGTCGCTTGGCGTTTTTTCGAGCAGCGAATACCATACGAGGAGTTCTTCTTGAGACAGTTTTTTGGATTGGAGTACGAGGAATATACTGATCAAACTTTTTCTGGAATCCCTTTTATAAAATGA